A stretch of the Streptococcus oralis genome encodes the following:
- the udk gene encoding uridine kinase, which yields MQNRPIIIGVTGGSGGGKTSVSRAILSHFPDEKISMIEHDSYYKDQSHLTFEERVKTNYDHPFAFDTDLMIEQIKELLAGRPVDIPTYDYTAHTRSSKTYRQEPQDVFIVEGILVLEDKRLRDLMDIKIFVDTDDDVRIIRRIKRDMEERGRSLDSVIDQYLGVVKPMYHQFIEPTKRYADIVIPEGVSNTVAIDLLTTKIAKILEEARNSK from the coding sequence ATGCAAAATAGACCAATCATTATCGGAGTGACAGGTGGTTCTGGTGGTGGCAAGACCAGTGTTTCGAGAGCCATTTTATCGCATTTCCCTGATGAAAAGATTTCCATGATTGAGCATGATTCATACTACAAGGATCAGTCTCACTTGACCTTTGAAGAGCGTGTCAAAACCAACTACGACCACCCTTTTGCCTTTGATACAGACTTGATGATCGAGCAGATTAAGGAATTGTTGGCAGGGCGTCCGGTGGACATCCCGACTTACGACTATACAGCGCATACACGGAGTAGCAAGACCTATCGTCAGGAGCCTCAAGATGTCTTTATCGTTGAGGGGATTTTGGTCTTGGAGGACAAGCGTCTGCGTGATTTGATGGATATCAAGATTTTTGTAGATACAGATGATGATGTGCGCATTATTCGTCGGATCAAGCGTGATATGGAAGAGCGTGGCCGTAGTCTAGATAGTGTTATTGACCAATATCTTGGTGTGGTCAAACCCATGTATCACCAGTTCATCGAGCCGACCAAGCGTTATGCTGATATCGTCATTCCCGAGGGAGTCAGCAATACAGTAGCTATCGACCTTTTGACAACCAAGATTGCAAAGATTTTGGAAGAAGCTCGTAATAGTAAATAA